Proteins encoded in a region of the Isoalcanivorax pacificus W11-5 genome:
- a CDS encoding SulP family inorganic anion transporter: MWHALHQNWFSNLRGDLLAGLVVALALIPEAIAFSIIAGVDPKVGLYASFCIAVVTAFVGGRPGMISAATGAMALLMITLVKSHGLEYLLAATLLCGVLQIGAGYLKLGSLMRFVSRSVVTGFVNALAILIFMAQLPELTNVTWHVYAMTAAGLGIIYLFPYVPLLGRLIPSPLICIVVLTLVAWLAGLDIRTVGDMGELPDTLPVFLWPDVPLNLETLLIIFPYSAALAVVGLLESMMTATIVDDLTDTGSDKNRECKGQGVANIASGLIGGMAGCAMIGQSIINVKSGGRTRLSSFTAGFVLLMMVIFLSDLVSQIPMAALVAVMIMVSIGTFSWDSLRNLRNYPLSSNIVMVATVAVVVATHNLAYGVGVGVLLAALFFANKIGHYLYVESSIDVDGRERRYNVIGQVFFSSSEKFVAAFDFKEAIDKVVIDLHRAHFWDITSVAALDKVVIKFRREGTEVEVLGLNEASATIVDRFGVHDKPDAIDQLMGH; the protein is encoded by the coding sequence ATGTGGCATGCTCTTCACCAGAACTGGTTCTCTAACCTGCGTGGCGACCTGCTCGCCGGTCTTGTTGTCGCCCTGGCGCTGATCCCCGAGGCCATCGCCTTCTCCATCATCGCCGGCGTGGACCCGAAAGTCGGCCTGTACGCATCATTCTGTATCGCCGTGGTCACCGCCTTCGTGGGTGGCCGGCCCGGCATGATTTCCGCCGCCACCGGCGCCATGGCGCTGCTGATGATCACCCTGGTGAAAAGCCACGGCCTGGAATACCTGCTCGCCGCCACCCTGCTCTGCGGCGTACTGCAAATCGGCGCCGGGTACCTGAAGCTCGGCAGCCTGATGCGGTTTGTCTCCCGCTCCGTGGTCACCGGCTTCGTCAATGCACTGGCCATCCTGATCTTCATGGCGCAGTTACCGGAGCTGACCAATGTGACCTGGCATGTGTACGCCATGACCGCGGCCGGGCTGGGTATCATTTATCTGTTTCCCTATGTGCCGTTGCTTGGCCGGCTGATTCCCTCTCCCCTCATCTGCATCGTCGTCCTGACCCTGGTCGCCTGGCTGGCGGGGCTGGATATCCGCACCGTAGGCGACATGGGTGAACTGCCAGATACCCTGCCGGTATTTCTGTGGCCGGATGTGCCGCTGAATCTTGAAACACTGCTGATCATCTTCCCCTATTCCGCCGCACTGGCTGTGGTCGGCCTGCTGGAATCCATGATGACCGCCACCATCGTCGATGACCTGACCGACACCGGCAGCGACAAGAACCGCGAGTGCAAAGGCCAGGGTGTCGCCAACATTGCCTCCGGGCTGATCGGCGGCATGGCCGGCTGCGCCATGATCGGCCAGTCCATCATCAACGTGAAATCCGGTGGCCGCACCCGGCTCTCCAGTTTCACCGCCGGCTTTGTGCTGCTGATGATGGTGATCTTTCTCAGCGATCTGGTGTCGCAGATTCCCATGGCCGCGCTGGTGGCGGTGATGATAATGGTCTCCATCGGGACTTTTTCCTGGGATTCCCTGCGCAACCTGCGCAACTACCCGCTTTCCAGCAACATCGTCATGGTGGCCACCGTGGCGGTGGTGGTCGCCACGCATAACCTCGCCTACGGTGTAGGGGTGGGCGTGCTGCTGGCAGCATTGTTTTTCGCCAACAAGATCGGGCATTACCTCTATGTCGAATCCAGCATCGATGTAGATGGCCGGGAACGGCGCTATAACGTCATCGGACAGGTGTTCTTCTCCTCATCGGAGAAATTCGTTGCCGCCTTTGATTTCAAGGAAGCCATTGATAAGGTCGTGATTGACCTGCACCGGGCACACTTCTGGGACATCACCTCCGTGGCCGCCCTGGACAAAGTGGTGATCAAGTTCCGGCGCGAAGGCACCGAAGTGGAAGTGCTCGGCCTCAATGAAGCCAGTGCCACCATCGTCGACCGCTTCGGCGTGCACGACAAACCCGATGCCATTGACCAACTGATGGGGCACTGA
- a CDS encoding DUF4136 domain-containing protein, translating to MKRTGWLMMPMLLVLLSGCASVVIDYDQQARFGQYDTYAFMPREEGKEYLSLDAARIERSLNRELGARGMRSTLPEEADILVRYDIETEIRNESSGFSYGLGYGRGAYGLGVVTAPDSYQIREGKLVVEFVRPDDKQAIWRGAGRRNLTEEMKPEARQALIDKLITDMLVEFPPAS from the coding sequence GTGAAACGGACAGGTTGGCTGATGATGCCCATGCTGTTGGTGCTGCTCTCCGGGTGCGCCAGCGTGGTGATCGATTACGATCAGCAGGCGCGCTTCGGACAGTACGATACCTACGCGTTCATGCCCCGTGAAGAAGGCAAGGAATACCTCTCTCTTGACGCCGCGCGCATCGAGCGCAGCCTCAACCGCGAACTGGGCGCGCGCGGCATGCGTTCCACCCTGCCGGAAGAGGCCGATATCCTGGTGCGCTACGACATCGAAACCGAGATCCGCAACGAGAGCTCCGGCTTCTCCTATGGCCTGGGCTACGGCCGCGGCGCCTACGGCCTGGGCGTCGTCACCGCACCGGATTCCTACCAGATACGCGAAGGCAAGCTGGTCGTGGAGTTCGTACGTCCCGACGACAAACAGGCCATCTGGCGCGGCGCCGGCCGTCGCAACCTGACCGAAGAGATGAAACCGGAGGCCCGCCAGGCGCTGATCGACAAGCTGATCACCGACATGTTGGTAGAATTCCCGCCTGCCAGCTGA
- a CDS encoding DUF1653 domain-containing protein, translating to MADGHPAPGLYRHFKGNLYELVEVARHSETLEDYVVYRALYGDHGLWVRPLAMFIEQIERDGVRQPRFAPVSAAE from the coding sequence ATGGCTGACGGTCACCCTGCGCCGGGCCTGTACCGGCACTTCAAAGGCAACCTGTACGAGCTGGTCGAGGTGGCGCGCCACAGCGAAACCCTCGAGGACTATGTGGTCTATCGCGCACTCTACGGTGACCACGGCCTCTGGGTGCGGCCCTTGGCGATGTTCATTGAGCAGATAGAACGCGACGGCGTGCGCCAGCCGCGCTTCGCGCCGGTCAGCGCCGCAGAATAG
- a CDS encoding universal stress protein has translation MPHLFACIDGSPSSPAVCDYAAWASQRLSTPLTLLHVLDHQTYPVAGNLTGNIGLGSREALLTELAELDERRNKLALEQGRLMLEAARDRLDADEIRLRQRHGDLLECVLELEQDIRLLVMGRQGDTSGFQGRDIGSHLESVIRALHRPILVSPVQFSAPRSAMLAYDGSETVRKGVRMIAASPLFRDMSIHLVMVGADTNDAWAQLEAGLNVLRDAGLTAEAVIRPGEVEPTLHAYQQDHGIDLLVMGAYGHSRIRQFLVGSTTTQMLRTATSALLLLR, from the coding sequence ATGCCGCACCTGTTCGCCTGCATCGACGGCTCGCCCTCTTCGCCCGCCGTCTGCGATTACGCCGCCTGGGCCAGCCAGCGCCTGAGCACACCGCTGACACTGCTGCACGTGCTGGATCACCAGACCTATCCGGTTGCAGGCAACCTCACCGGCAACATCGGCCTCGGCAGCCGCGAGGCATTGCTCACCGAACTGGCCGAACTGGACGAGCGCCGCAACAAACTGGCGCTCGAACAGGGCCGGCTGATGCTGGAAGCCGCGCGCGACCGCCTTGATGCGGACGAGATTCGCCTCCGTCAACGCCACGGCGATCTGCTCGAATGCGTACTGGAACTGGAGCAGGACATCCGCCTGCTGGTCATGGGCCGGCAGGGCGACACCAGCGGCTTTCAGGGACGCGACATCGGCAGCCATCTGGAAAGCGTGATTCGCGCCCTGCACCGGCCCATTCTGGTATCGCCGGTTCAGTTCAGCGCCCCCAGAAGCGCCATGCTGGCCTACGACGGATCAGAAACAGTGCGCAAAGGCGTGCGGATGATCGCCGCCAGTCCCCTGTTCCGCGACATGTCGATCCATCTGGTGATGGTCGGCGCAGATACCAACGACGCCTGGGCACAACTGGAAGCCGGCCTGAACGTCCTGCGCGACGCGGGGCTGACTGCCGAGGCGGTGATTCGTCCCGGCGAGGTGGAACCGACGTTGCATGCCTATCAGCAGGATCACGGGATTGATCTGCTGGTGATGGGGGCGTATGGGCATTCCCGGATTCGGCAGTTTCTGGTGGGGAGTACTACGACGCAGATGTTGCGGACCGCGACTTCGGCGCTTTTGCTGCTGAGATAG
- a CDS encoding sulfotransferase family 2 domain-containing protein — protein MSLSGRMLLAMLPRQERDHLLSYIPEKDRRYIEKILKGRARYPECFDERQALFIHIPKTAGRSLVKSLFNVNSVEHANAEWYQRIDPDRFDRYFKFAIVRNPWDRLVSAWTYLREGGAKSSEDDTAWGEFFHRFDSFEDFVCHWLTPENIRRKHLFTPQSEFVTDRFGGMAMDFVGRYERLNEDFDVICEKLGLDVKLPHLNSSKRVGYQEFYTDRSRAIVEKIYARDIELFGYCFDE, from the coding sequence ATGAGCCTTTCCGGAAGAATGCTGCTGGCCATGCTCCCACGCCAGGAACGCGACCACCTGCTGAGCTACATCCCCGAGAAAGACCGCCGCTACATCGAGAAAATCCTCAAAGGCCGGGCGCGCTACCCGGAGTGCTTCGATGAGCGGCAGGCGCTGTTTATCCACATCCCCAAAACCGCTGGCCGCAGCCTGGTGAAATCCCTGTTCAACGTCAATTCCGTCGAACACGCCAACGCGGAGTGGTACCAGCGCATCGACCCGGACCGTTTCGACCGTTACTTCAAATTCGCCATCGTGCGTAACCCGTGGGACCGCCTGGTCTCCGCCTGGACTTATCTGCGCGAAGGTGGCGCTAAATCCAGCGAAGACGATACCGCCTGGGGGGAATTCTTCCATCGCTTCGACAGCTTCGAGGATTTCGTCTGTCACTGGCTGACACCGGAGAATATTCGGCGCAAGCATCTGTTTACGCCGCAGTCGGAGTTTGTGACGGACAGGTTTGGGGGAATGGCGATGGATTTTGTGGGGCGGTATGAGCGGCTGAATGAGGATTTTGATGTTATTTGTGAGAAGTTGGGGCTGGATGTGAAGTTGCCGCATTTGAATAGTAGTAAGCGGGTGGGGTATCAGGAGTTTTATACGGATAGATCCAGAGCGATTGTCGAAAAAATATATGCGCGCGATATCGAATTATTTGGATATTGTTTTGATGAATGA
- a CDS encoding RHS repeat-associated core domain-containing protein yields MKPYAWMVIFASMFLIGPHVHADTTSLDQRSYHIYYGDIDSAEYGLDGYPDILLKARKLQNNIFIARGVTAAIPMNKGIPDILLCGTASGEFVECSMTDGAAIPGQRYDGAAIWIKDLDGDGIPDVFIHSHDPDINSVYLGSDGESLYLKDQFLDIDGHLVSGAPGIDFEEDEYGQNTAIVTASGYRATWNGSGFGSAPHSGVNYSLVGASPGSFSVSNGRAEYSIPINLVPGGAGVNPSFSLSYSSGADYGHAGMGFSLSLVSSVERCGRSFLREGFVQGVRGTTDDMACLDGNRLVLVRGDYWADGSVYRTEGESFQEIRYQRTSSEADQGTFVVYGKNGDITKYGSDADTRISGDINGGVIGKWALSSVEDRLGYGYRITYLPNTGGEFPERIYYTLKPEIGGYGYASVELTYEPDQYGMTSAVLGRTYQANFRLSRITNRMNGAVAKQYFLNYEISTVTKKSLLSEIVECGVGAECLQPTNFSWEKTTSHNFSDAVYMKFPGAPTTVSTFQEGIYVPRFNGWVDINRDRFDDYCRISPTQDFDHSPVEVVCYISDGAGNFSSQINIPTNLSGWRFVHNSNTSSYFNWNVDPSWIDIDNDGYVDLCYSRPLASNDKLECLLNQSEEGQFSKVISYEIPRAMTDKFKVGGRVWVDINGDSLSDYCYDYINGTKKYVRCAIQKAGFEFEENVFTKEISEAGGSWSDVNGDGLPDYCIAASSKVTCHINDRGQNINYAVWEKTGQNFKSDEPSGYVYPGSTTRWFNAGFFDFTGNGYPDYCRIYKTARNGMHGYEAACLESLGTGWGEDIVSTFMPLTPVVAGGVSEDLLAEAVQFMDINNDGKIDWCIERGYAKQWHGADIKCFLGTSSGFGAAITNYTLPDLGVNQTGLRGLREVNRGWADIYGDGEPRYCALYWKSNTPHNRGMACYGPQNSQRQDLLLSVKNGQGLYYGVEYKDVSDPSVYDYDAEVGPEGQIYLSSGMTVVAKFMASNGVGGLSEQSYFYKNYGYMPDERGGLGFDYERVVSEEGKKRYEAWFSHEVNRHQAGQLLRAETAYQVSPGNFRVVSEEEYDWKTVIYWLDGFMIHPWTDTIWNKDLPLRYTVWLLGSTSRKYELDGTLISTTVTENENDAYGNLASQTITTSGQNQSFTKTLTNTYQNYPEQWVLGRLTRSEVTQAASYNGVTSAPITRTSAWEYYSPVMPGIGGMLHKEIIEPDNPALRTEKHYTYNQFGAKSSVTAIHPGLPDQMVSYTYDHQGRFVLQEENTLGHTMSYGYDLATGNKLSQTDANGLTAYWDYDAIGRLKTEISASGQRSQTRIGGCNTGCPALARYYTESWLESSTGARITDSSIEYVDVLGRTIEAHSPGFSGETIIVRTQYDDKGEVTRSSEPFVYGMPTYWNTVVSRDVLGRTLEETTASGVQFLTEYHAYAVEQTANWSDPVSGSQISQTSVVVSDVNGNMRSATDAAQRTILYHYDAYENLTRIDLPDQVQVENTYDVLGRRLTSTDPNIGNWQYAYDGAGRIALQENGSGRRVCFAYDQIGRMVARVDDYLSSSSWSVAKASALNQCAGQAATTSWSYDQPAKGVGRLALLQDINGYSEEPFYDAFGRVLSVDIEYDGLELTGGSVYDSATGRLTQETVLHEVGGPSVTIEYRYNNGGYLYEIGKPGLADYYWRVTDKDARGQVTERSLANGMIQGRAEYDAASGFLQAMRAKVAYTSEWAIQNQTYAYDARGLMRQRAEQIASLNQHIQETFSYDNSNRLTNASIVNMNVPAASYNQSVTYDVSGNILNRNDVGSYVYGEACEVNGQAYTPGPHAVTSVSGARNASYCYDGGGNMVSGDGRTISYTSFNKPDQIQTSSASVQLIYGPSRSILKTVTTYGTESTTKYSFGAYEKIVKTEQGQTSVKERFSLPGGAVVSFEDGVEGSKKEEYLVSDAIGSVIATVNALGGVSERYQYDPWGRPRASINWEAITDLIWNQIDRSDAATSKGFSGHEMLDQVGLIHMGGRVYDPTIGRFLSADPVIKGLENTESYNRYSYVLNSPLSFTDPSGYSWLSKTWKKIRRVMKRFKLGTFDPKHLLIEGSLKSLGKELARFAARNKYAGEVIGLVGVGACAFITGGVGAAGCVSAYQAIVTTSISYGSGGSLSDALQAGVRAGALAYANAAFAKKIGSRGWEWHASGAAHAVRGGIFAAAAGSDVQSGMTGGFVEGVLGDYIEIKTASDPGMGTVAAGFISGTVSEVTGGKFSVGAVTGAMGYLFNQMGSRDFPAPAGVSRNPETLRGIKDYYASAEVRAMIGAGMNVPYPTQDMIFTEGLSSYIQGILDIGIFFYPIGQGASWFAIGKEFRFGNNFRVAPFGNRTGHPIGRYPHYHRRVTNPDTGVPLDGQGINRHRPVETKSTDKSFFDRF; encoded by the coding sequence ATGAAACCATATGCTTGGATGGTTATCTTCGCATCAATGTTTCTTATCGGGCCGCATGTTCATGCAGATACAACGTCGCTTGACCAAAGAAGTTACCATATCTATTACGGTGATATAGATAGCGCAGAGTACGGTCTGGACGGCTATCCTGACATACTTTTAAAAGCAAGAAAGCTGCAGAACAATATTTTTATCGCGCGTGGCGTGACTGCTGCCATCCCCATGAACAAGGGGATTCCAGACATACTTCTTTGCGGAACAGCCTCGGGCGAGTTTGTCGAATGCAGCATGACGGATGGTGCTGCAATCCCGGGTCAGCGTTACGATGGAGCAGCAATATGGATAAAAGATCTTGATGGCGATGGAATCCCGGATGTATTTATCCACTCACATGATCCAGACATTAACAGCGTCTATTTAGGAAGTGACGGGGAGTCGCTCTATCTAAAAGACCAGTTCCTGGATATTGACGGACACCTGGTTTCTGGTGCTCCAGGTATTGACTTCGAGGAAGATGAGTACGGACAAAACACCGCAATTGTCACAGCATCAGGCTACCGTGCAACGTGGAATGGCTCGGGGTTTGGTTCGGCGCCGCATTCAGGCGTTAATTATTCTCTGGTTGGTGCGTCCCCCGGATCGTTTTCGGTAAGTAACGGGAGAGCTGAATACTCAATCCCCATTAACCTCGTTCCGGGTGGAGCAGGGGTAAATCCCAGTTTTTCCCTTTCTTATAGCAGTGGCGCTGACTACGGCCATGCAGGAATGGGATTCAGCCTGTCCCTTGTCTCATCCGTAGAGCGATGTGGTAGATCTTTTCTGCGTGAAGGCTTTGTGCAGGGTGTTCGAGGGACCACCGACGATATGGCATGCCTGGATGGAAACAGGTTGGTGTTGGTCAGAGGCGATTACTGGGCGGATGGATCGGTATATCGAACAGAGGGCGAATCCTTTCAGGAAATCAGGTACCAACGAACCAGCTCCGAAGCAGATCAGGGCACGTTCGTTGTTTACGGAAAAAATGGAGACATCACCAAGTATGGCTCAGATGCCGACACCAGAATTTCTGGCGATATCAATGGTGGAGTGATAGGAAAATGGGCGCTGAGTAGCGTCGAGGATCGACTGGGATACGGTTATCGAATCACCTATTTGCCGAATACAGGTGGTGAATTCCCTGAGCGAATCTATTACACCTTGAAGCCAGAAATTGGCGGCTACGGTTATGCATCGGTTGAGCTGACTTATGAGCCAGATCAATATGGAATGACCAGTGCAGTGCTTGGAAGAACCTATCAGGCAAATTTTAGGCTTTCCCGTATAACCAACAGGATGAATGGGGCTGTCGCCAAGCAGTACTTTCTTAATTATGAGATCAGCACGGTTACCAAAAAGTCGTTGCTTTCAGAAATTGTAGAGTGTGGTGTTGGGGCTGAATGCCTTCAGCCAACGAATTTTAGTTGGGAAAAAACGACCAGCCATAATTTCTCTGACGCGGTATACATGAAGTTCCCCGGTGCGCCGACGACAGTCAGTACTTTCCAGGAAGGAATCTATGTGCCCCGGTTTAATGGCTGGGTGGACATCAATCGTGACAGATTTGACGATTATTGCCGCATATCGCCAACCCAGGATTTTGATCATTCGCCGGTGGAGGTAGTTTGCTACATCAGCGATGGCGCGGGTAATTTTTCCTCGCAGATTAACATCCCGACAAACCTTTCAGGGTGGCGGTTCGTCCACAACAGCAATACGTCGAGCTACTTTAACTGGAATGTCGATCCATCATGGATAGATATCGACAATGATGGGTATGTCGACCTGTGTTATTCCAGACCACTTGCTTCGAATGACAAACTTGAATGCTTGCTCAACCAATCGGAAGAGGGTCAGTTCTCGAAGGTAATTTCTTATGAGATACCTCGGGCGATGACCGACAAGTTCAAGGTTGGGGGAAGAGTATGGGTAGATATTAACGGAGACTCTCTGTCGGATTACTGCTACGACTATATAAACGGCACTAAGAAGTATGTGAGGTGTGCAATACAGAAAGCCGGTTTTGAATTTGAGGAAAATGTTTTCACAAAGGAAATTTCCGAAGCGGGTGGTAGCTGGTCCGATGTAAACGGCGATGGCCTGCCGGATTACTGTATAGCCGCTTCATCAAAAGTCACGTGTCATATAAACGACCGTGGTCAGAACATAAACTATGCTGTATGGGAAAAGACGGGGCAAAACTTCAAAAGTGACGAGCCTTCAGGTTATGTCTATCCGGGCTCGACAACTCGCTGGTTCAATGCAGGGTTCTTTGACTTCACAGGAAATGGCTATCCTGACTACTGTCGTATTTACAAGACTGCCCGAAATGGCATGCACGGTTATGAGGCAGCCTGCCTGGAATCTCTGGGCACGGGATGGGGAGAAGACATAGTTTCGACTTTTATGCCATTGACGCCCGTGGTGGCCGGCGGTGTGAGTGAGGATCTGCTGGCTGAAGCCGTGCAGTTCATGGATATCAACAATGACGGAAAGATAGATTGGTGCATTGAGCGAGGCTACGCAAAGCAATGGCATGGCGCAGATATTAAATGCTTCCTTGGCACTTCCTCGGGGTTCGGGGCCGCCATTACAAACTACACCCTTCCGGATCTGGGGGTGAACCAGACCGGACTGAGAGGGCTCCGCGAGGTTAATCGTGGCTGGGCCGATATATACGGCGACGGAGAGCCACGATATTGTGCGCTCTACTGGAAATCCAATACCCCACATAACAGAGGCATGGCGTGCTATGGGCCGCAAAACAGCCAGCGGCAAGACCTTCTGTTATCCGTGAAGAACGGACAAGGCCTTTACTACGGCGTTGAATACAAAGACGTATCAGACCCAAGCGTTTATGACTATGACGCAGAGGTCGGCCCAGAGGGCCAGATATACCTGAGTTCGGGCATGACGGTGGTCGCTAAGTTCATGGCTTCGAATGGGGTAGGGGGCCTATCAGAGCAAAGCTATTTTTATAAGAACTATGGGTACATGCCGGATGAACGGGGCGGGCTGGGTTTTGATTATGAGCGGGTGGTTTCAGAAGAAGGGAAAAAGCGATATGAAGCGTGGTTCAGCCATGAGGTGAACCGCCATCAGGCCGGCCAACTGCTTCGTGCTGAAACAGCTTACCAAGTCTCCCCGGGCAACTTCAGAGTCGTCTCCGAAGAAGAATATGATTGGAAGACAGTAATATACTGGTTAGACGGGTTCATGATACATCCGTGGACAGATACGATCTGGAATAAGGATTTGCCTCTAAGATACACGGTATGGCTGCTCGGCAGTACTTCCAGGAAGTATGAGCTCGACGGAACACTAATAAGCACCACAGTGACAGAGAACGAGAATGACGCCTATGGCAATCTGGCAAGCCAAACCATCACGACGTCCGGCCAAAATCAGTCTTTCACCAAGACGCTGACAAATACCTATCAGAATTATCCTGAACAGTGGGTGCTCGGACGTTTAACAAGATCGGAAGTGACACAGGCTGCAAGTTATAACGGTGTGACATCTGCGCCGATAACACGTACCTCTGCCTGGGAGTATTACTCGCCAGTCATGCCGGGTATTGGCGGTATGCTGCACAAGGAAATCATCGAGCCAGACAATCCGGCGCTGCGCACGGAGAAACACTACACCTACAATCAATTCGGAGCGAAGTCGTCCGTAACCGCTATTCATCCCGGTTTGCCCGACCAGATGGTGTCGTATACCTATGATCATCAGGGTCGGTTTGTGCTGCAAGAGGAGAATACGCTGGGTCATACCATGAGCTATGGGTACGACCTGGCCACAGGCAACAAGCTCAGTCAGACCGATGCGAATGGACTGACGGCTTATTGGGATTATGATGCCATCGGGCGCCTGAAGACCGAGATATCTGCATCTGGCCAACGAAGTCAAACGAGAATTGGCGGCTGCAATACTGGATGCCCAGCTTTGGCGCGGTACTACACTGAGTCCTGGTTGGAATCGAGTACGGGCGCGAGAATAACAGACTCGTCAATTGAATATGTAGATGTGCTTGGAAGAACAATCGAGGCGCATTCACCTGGCTTCTCTGGCGAGACGATCATTGTCCGTACCCAATACGATGATAAAGGTGAGGTAACACGCAGCTCCGAGCCGTTTGTATATGGCATGCCGACTTACTGGAACACAGTAGTGAGCCGGGACGTCCTGGGACGTACTTTGGAGGAAACTACGGCCTCCGGCGTACAGTTCCTCACGGAGTATCATGCCTATGCCGTTGAGCAGACCGCTAACTGGAGTGATCCTGTCTCCGGTAGCCAGATATCCCAAACCAGCGTGGTGGTCAGCGATGTAAACGGCAATATGCGTTCGGCTACTGACGCGGCTCAGCGCACCATTCTTTATCACTATGATGCTTATGAAAATCTGACCAGGATTGATTTGCCGGATCAAGTACAGGTTGAAAACACCTATGATGTGCTTGGCAGACGGTTGACATCCACCGACCCCAATATCGGAAACTGGCAGTACGCATACGACGGTGCCGGGCGCATAGCGCTGCAGGAAAATGGTAGCGGTCGCCGAGTATGTTTCGCCTACGATCAGATCGGGCGCATGGTTGCCCGCGTAGATGATTATCTGTCTTCATCCAGCTGGTCTGTTGCGAAAGCATCTGCCCTGAACCAATGCGCGGGCCAGGCAGCTACAACTTCCTGGTCGTATGACCAGCCGGCGAAAGGCGTGGGTCGCCTGGCGTTGCTGCAGGATATCAATGGATACTCAGAAGAGCCTTTCTATGATGCCTTTGGGCGGGTTCTGTCAGTTGATATTGAATACGATGGTTTGGAGCTTACCGGTGGTTCCGTCTATGACAGCGCGACCGGCAGGCTCACGCAAGAAACCGTGCTGCACGAAGTGGGTGGGCCTTCGGTAACCATTGAGTATCGATACAACAATGGCGGGTACCTCTACGAAATCGGCAAGCCAGGTCTGGCGGATTACTACTGGCGGGTGACAGACAAGGATGCCCGGGGTCAGGTGACAGAAAGAAGCCTGGCGAATGGCATGATTCAGGGGCGGGCGGAGTATGATGCAGCGTCCGGCTTCCTTCAGGCGATGCGTGCAAAGGTTGCCTATACATCGGAATGGGCCATTCAGAACCAGACTTACGCCTATGACGCGCGTGGCTTGATGCGGCAACGGGCGGAGCAGATTGCCTCACTGAACCAGCATATTCAGGAGACGTTTTCCTACGACAATAGCAACCGGCTTACCAACGCGTCGATTGTTAATATGAATGTGCCAGCGGCATCTTATAACCAGTCGGTCACTTACGATGTATCGGGTAACATCCTGAACAGGAACGATGTTGGCTCCTACGTCTATGGAGAGGCTTGTGAAGTAAACGGGCAGGCCTATACGCCTGGGCCGCACGCGGTTACCAGCGTCTCGGGCGCCCGAAACGCGAGCTATTGCTACGATGGCGGCGGCAATATGGTGTCTGGAGATGGTCGCACTATTTCCTATACCTCCTTCAACAAGCCGGATCAAATTCAAACCTCTAGTGCGTCGGTTCAGCTTATATATGGACCTTCGCGCAGTATTCTGAAGACAGTGACTACTTACGGAACAGAGTCAACCACGAAGTACTCATTTGGTGCCTACGAGAAGATCGTCAAGACGGAACAGGGCCAGACCAGCGTCAAGGAGCGATTCTCGCTGCCTGGCGGTGCGGTTGTTTCGTTTGAAGACGGAGTGGAAGGTTCCAAGAAGGAAGAATATCTGGTATCTGATGCGATAGGTTCCGTTATTGCAACGGTCAATGCGTTGGGCGGTGTCAGTGAGCGATATCAATATGATCCATGGGGACGGCCAAGGGCGTCCATCAACTGGGAAGCGATCACTGATCTAATATGGAACCAGATTGATCGTAGCGACGCAGCCACCAGTAAAGGCTTCTCAGGTCATGAGATGTTGGATCAAGTGGGGCTGATCCATATGGGTGGCCGAGTGTACGACCCAACTATAGGTAGATTCCTTAGTGCTGACCCGGTAATCAAAGGGCTTGAGAACACCGAGAGTTATAACCGATACAGTTATGTTCTAAACAGTCCTTTGAGCTTCACAGATCCGTCTGGATACTCGTGGTTAAGTAAAACATGGAAGAAAATTCGAAGGGTAATGAAAAGATTTAAATTGGGCACCTTTGATCCAAAACACTTACTTATAGAGGGGTCTTTGAAGTCTCTAGGGAAGGAGCTTGCCAGATTTGCAGCTAGAAATAAATATGCAGGGGAAGTTATAGGGCTTGTCGGAGTAGGTGCATGTGCTTTTATCACAGGGGGAGTTGGTGCGGCTGGTTGTGTTTCTGCCTACCAGGCCATCGTTACGACAAGTATTTCATACGGTAGTGGAGGCTCATTATCAGATGCTTTGCAAGCTGGTGTTAGGGCTGGTGCCTTGGCCTATGCAAATGCCGCTTTTGCAAAGAAGATTGGGAGCAGGGGGTGGGAGTGGCACGCTAGTGGGGCTGCACATGCTGTGCGAGGCGGCATCTTTGCAGCCGCGGCTGGTTCAGATGTGCAATCGGGAATGACGGGTGGTTTCGTTGAAGGGGTTCTTGGTGACTATATAGAAATTAAGACCGCCAGCGATCCGGGGATGGGAACTGTAGCTGCCGGTTTTATTAGTGGAACAGTCTCTGAAGTTACTGGGGGGAAATTTTCTGTAGGCGCAGTAACTGGAGCAATGGGATACTTATTCAATCAGATGGGTAGTAGGGACTTTCCTGCTCCTGCCGGGGTATCAAGAAACCCAGAAACATTGAGAGGTATTAAAGATTACTATGCATCGGCCGAGGTAAGGGCGATGATAGGCGCTGGAATGAACGTTCCCTACCCAACTCAGGATATGATATTTACGGAAGGGTTGTCATCGTACATACAGGGAATTCTGGATATTGGGATATTTTTTTATCCAATAGGCCAGGGCGCAAGCTGGTTTGCAATAGGTAAAGAGTTTCGCTTTGGAAATAACTTTAGGGTTGCTCCTTTCGGTAATAGGACAGGTCATCCTATAGGTAGATACCCGCACTACCATCGACGTGTAACAAACCCGGATACAGGGGTGCCACTCGATGGCCAAGGTATTAATAGGCATCGTCCAGTTGAGACGAAATCTACCGATAAAAGTTTCTTCGATAGATTTTAA